TTTTATTACCAGAAAGTAAGGATTACTTTCTTTACTATAATTTTGCGTAAAAGCATTCTCACTTTATTCTCATTCCAATTTTATAACAAATCCAATTTAGAATCAACTAAATAGATAGGGGTTTTCACTTCCGCCATGTTTAAAACCCTTCCTATTCTTACAATACTAACAGATATGGCCTGTTTACTGCATATCTATACTTATTTTAGTTTTTGTTAAAATTATCTTATTATTCAGCAAATCTTCATCCTTATTAATATATGCTCAAGGAATTTGATTGCAAGGTATGAACGTTCCGCTTTAAAAGAAAAAATCGGACTGAGAGGCACTATGTAAGTTTATCCAATAAGGAAACCCTTATTTATGGACCACTTTCCATTTTACCTCTACAGACCGATCTTTTAAAGAACTCTTTTATATGCTTATCCGTGAATTTTGCGTTGTAGGTTCTGGACCATTTTATTGCACTTTACATGTTCTCTATCCCGTTCTTTCTCAACCTCGATACGGAGGTCTAAGTTTCTACTGTACTCACTGTAGCCAATCCCATATGAAGACTGCATCGCCTTTTCCATTTCGCTTGTTACATTTAAATCCAGAGTATTGATAGTGAACCATCCTTTCAAATTTGTGTATCATTTTAATGCCTTCATTACCTCTATACCCTTCACTTTCATGATTAAACATAAAAAAACGGCCTGAATTAAATCAGGCCGCCATTCTTGAATTATTTATCCGCCGGTACAACCGCACCTTTGTATTCCTTAAGGATGAAATCTTGAATTTTTTTAGAATGCAATACTTCTACAAGCGCTTTGATTTCTTCTTTATTTTCATCGCCTTTGTTTACAGCGATGACATTCACATAAGGTGATTCGGAATCTTCAATCGCAATTGAATCTTTCAATGGGTCCAAGCCAGCGTCGATTGCATAGTTAGAGTTGATCAAAACAGCATCGCCTTCGCCGCTTTCATAGATTTTTGGAAGTAATGCCGCTTCATAATCAGCATCGAATTTAAGGTTTTTCTTATTTTCAACGATGTCTTTAGTTGTAGCCGTCGTTTTATCGATGCCTTCTTTCAAAGTGATCAGGCCATTCTTTTCCAAAAGGGATAAAGCGCGTCCATGGTCAGCGACAGAGCTGCTCAAAATGATCGTTGCCCCATCAGGTAGTTTATCGATGCTTTTATATTTTTGAGAGTATAGTGCTATTGGCTCGATATGGATTCCGCCAGCATTGACGAAATCATATCCATTTTCTTTAATTTGCGACTCTAAGTAAGGAATGTGCTGAAAATAGTTAGCATCCAATTCCTTATCATTCAACGCCTTATTCGGTAAAACGTAGTCCTGGAATGTTTCGATTTCCAATTCGATTCCTTTTTCTTTAAGAAGCGGCTTAGCTTCCTCAAGGATTTCAGCATGCGGAACATTGGATGCCCCTACAACTAATTTCTTCGATTCTTTTTCCGTACCACTGCCGCCTTTATCCTTTTCACTTCCACAAGCAGCCAAAGCGATAGATAACACTAAAATTAATGCAAAGCCTAAAAACTTTTTCATCCTATTCATCTCCCTTTATCTTTTGTCCAATTTAGATGTAATCACATCTCCAATAATTTGAATTATGAAGACGATAATTAGAATAACGATCGTCGCTACAAGCGTAACGTCATTTTGATTTCTTTGATAGCCGTCCAAATAGGCTAGATTACCAAGTCCGCCTGCACCGATGACCCCGGCCATTGCGGTATATCCAACCAATGCAATCGATGTTACCGTAATCCCGGAAATAAGGGCAGGCATCGACTCTGGAAGAAGGACCTTCCAAATGATCGTACTCGTTTTTGCCCCCATGGATTTAGCGGCTTCGATTACACCCTTATCGATTTCACGCAGGCCGATTTCAACCATACGCGCATAAAATGGGGCAGCCCCGATAATAAGTGCCGGCAGTGCAGCGTTCTCTCCGATCATGGATCCGACGAGTGCTTTAGTGAAAGGAATGAGCAGCACGATCAAAATAAGAAATGGAATGGAACGGAATATATTAACGATAGCACTCATGACCCCGTTAATCACCCGATTTTCCCACATATTACCCTTCCCTGTCAGGAACAGGATCAATCCTAATATTATGCCTATAAAAAAGGTTGCCACTACAGAGACGCTTGTCATGTAAAGCGTTTCTTTCGTTGCTTCAATAATGTCTTCCCAATCAATATTCGGCAATAATTCTTCAAGCATGAGTAATCACCTCCACGCCTACCTGCTGTGCTTTAATGAATTCGATTGCGCGGAGCATTTCATCCTCAGTGCCATCAAGATGGATAAACAATGTTCCATATGAACCGCTTCTTGTTTGGGATATCTTACCTTGAACGATATTGACATCCAACTCGAAGTTACGTACAAGCTTGGTGATCAACGGGCTTTCTGCATGATCACCTACAAAGGTCAATTGAATCACTTTGCCTGCAGGATAACGTTCGAGCAAATGGTCCATCGTTTCTTTCGTTTCTTCCGGTTCCGTTACCTGCTGCACGAAACGCTTTGTCATTTGTTCTTTAGGATTCTTGAAAACATCCAGGACAGGACCCTGTTCAACAACTTGCCCGTTTTCCATCACGGCGACGCGATGACAGATTTTACGTATTACATGCATTTCATGTGTTATCAAGACGATCGTCAATCCTAGGCGCTGATTGATGTCAACAAGCAATTCGAGTATGGAGTCGGTAGTCTGCGGATCCAAGGCAGATGTCGCTTCATCACACAGCAGCACTTTAGGGTCATTTGCCAAAGCCCTCGCTATGCCCACCCTTTGCTTTTGCCCTCCGCTTAATTGTGAAGGATAGGCCTTTTCCCTGCCTTCCAGTCCGACTAACTTGATCAATTCGTTCACACGCTTGATCCGTTCCGCTTTAGAAACACCAGCAATTTCCAATGGGAAAGAAATATTATCCTGAACGGTCCTTGACCATAATAGATTGAAATGTTGGAAAATCATGCTGATTTCTTGACGTGCCTTACGGAGCTGAGCCCCTTTAATTTTTGAAATTTCCTTCTCAGCCACCACAACGGATCCCTCTGTAGGAGTTTCCAATCCATTGAGCATTCTGATTAAAGTACTTTTCCCCGCTCCACTGTAACCGATGATACCGAAAATCTCGCCTTTATTTATTTCAACATTCACATTATTTACAGCCTTGATCGTCTCACTGTTTCCTTTTCCTGTTCGGAACAGCTTACTGACTTTCGTCAATGTAATCATTAATCCTCACCTCTTTTATCCAATAAAACCTATGAACTTAGTTGATTTCTTTACATTATTAGTCTGTTTCTCATAACATGCACATGTTTTCCCCATTAAAACTGAAAAAACCTTTCTGCATGAGCAGAAAGGCAGGTGAAGAAACAGGCCTTTCTCTCATCTTCCAAAGTAATTAAACTTTGTGTGAATTGGCACCTTTCCAAGGAAATCTCCTTGTCGGTTGCCGGGTTTCATCGGGCACATCCCTCCACCTCTCTTGATAAGAGCTAATATATAGAATATTTGTACATCAT
This sequence is a window from Brevibacillus sp. JNUCC-41. Protein-coding genes within it:
- a CDS encoding methionine ABC transporter ATP-binding protein, whose amino-acid sequence is MITLTKVSKLFRTGKGNSETIKAVNNVNVEINKGEIFGIIGYSGAGKSTLIRMLNGLETPTEGSVVVAEKEISKIKGAQLRKARQEISMIFQHFNLLWSRTVQDNISFPLEIAGVSKAERIKRVNELIKLVGLEGREKAYPSQLSGGQKQRVGIARALANDPKVLLCDEATSALDPQTTDSILELLVDINQRLGLTIVLITHEMHVIRKICHRVAVMENGQVVEQGPVLDVFKNPKEQMTKRFVQQVTEPEETKETMDHLLERYPAGKVIQLTFVGDHAESPLITKLVRNFELDVNIVQGKISQTRSGSYGTLFIHLDGTEDEMLRAIEFIKAQQVGVEVITHA
- a CDS encoding MetQ/NlpA family ABC transporter substrate-binding protein translates to MKKFLGFALILVLSIALAACGSEKDKGGSGTEKESKKLVVGASNVPHAEILEEAKPLLKEKGIELEIETFQDYVLPNKALNDKELDANYFQHIPYLESQIKENGYDFVNAGGIHIEPIALYSQKYKSIDKLPDGATIILSSSVADHGRALSLLEKNGLITLKEGIDKTTATTKDIVENKKNLKFDADYEAALLPKIYESGEGDAVLINSNYAIDAGLDPLKDSIAIEDSESPYVNVIAVNKGDENKEEIKALVEVLHSKKIQDFILKEYKGAVVPADK
- a CDS encoding methionine ABC transporter permease, yielding MLEELLPNIDWEDIIEATKETLYMTSVSVVATFFIGIILGLILFLTGKGNMWENRVINGVMSAIVNIFRSIPFLILIVLLIPFTKALVGSMIGENAALPALIIGAAPFYARMVEIGLREIDKGVIEAAKSMGAKTSTIIWKVLLPESMPALISGITVTSIALVGYTAMAGVIGAGGLGNLAYLDGYQRNQNDVTLVATIVILIIVFIIQIIGDVITSKLDKR